In Lolium rigidum isolate FL_2022 chromosome 7, APGP_CSIRO_Lrig_0.1, whole genome shotgun sequence, the DNA window AAGAAAATAGGCAATGTTACCTAGCCCACGGGATCAATGAGTCATTCCTTAGAAAACTGTACAGAGAGATGTAGCTTGCGTGTATATAAGTGTGAGACTCAGATCTAAGAATATTTAGTACTAAGCACAAAGATTAATAGTTACAGTATGCTAAGAAACACATTTGGAATTTTATACAGTATACATCTACATTTCTCCTCTCATTACCATCTTCCGCCATCTTCCAGGTCTTCATCTTGAATATACCAAAGCAAGAAGATCACGATGCAGGATAGCTTTTCAACAAACCAGGCAACCAATTTCACCTTTAAATCAAGTTATGTAACCTCCATCTGCAGACCCCTGTTGTActctagaaaagaaaatgaaaatagaCAGCAAACTATGCTACAAAAATGGACAACAAAATTCCTAAGAAAAAATGGACAACAAAAAATAGAGTACTAAGAACTTCCAGATTCTGACGGTAGAATCATTCAGGAAATCTGCACATCTGACTGTAACTTGTAGTATTGTACCGTACTTCAAGAGAATCACGAAAGTATAAGGAATGGGATCATTCAGTTCAGCATGCTTATGATAGCATTCAGCAGAAGAACATGGAAGTGCAAAATAATACATCTAGGATTAAATATCGATCGTGAGCAATTGCCTCAAACATGTAAAAGGGAGAGGTACTTACCTGAAAGAATTGCGCCCATAAAAGAACATGAAAAACAATTAATGTAATGCAAGAAATGTCCAAGAGGCATTTATATTGTCATGCTCCTAAGTTCTGGTATTTACTTACCGTATGAAAATAATTCATCAAGAAATATATATTAGAAGGATAGATTTCATGAGAAGGAGAGCGCAGATTGAGGTTCAGTATTGCAAacatgcatgttacatacatctGACTGTGTAAGAGCACAGAACAGTTGAAATCAGATTAGACACCTTTATTGAGAGAAATGTGAGATAAAATGCGAAAACAGATTGAGCATTGACTGACCATAACATCTAGCCATCCCATTCACCGTCGACCTAGACGTTTGTTAAGGctgaaacaaaataaataaagcCAGAGAGAGAAATATACTTACTGTACGTCTTGGAGTAAATCTCGCTCTGTAGTTTTGGAGTACATCTCAAGAACTGGGCAGGGAGGGTACTTCTCATAATCAATCTCGTAAATTCTTGATCTTCACAGATAAAATATGAATAAAACAAAACTGGGGAGAGAGGGCGGATCTGCCTTCTAACTAAAAAATACTCTAAATATTAATCACTCCATCTATGCCAACGGGCAGGTAGAGACGGAGTAGGGAAGACAACCAACCTGTTGGAGGCTTGGAGCAATGGCTGTGAAGGCGCGACGATGGCCGGTGCGTGCTGTGTAAGTAGAATGGACTGGGATGAGGATGAGATTCATCACATGGAGATATATAGGAAGGGGAAAATAAGATGCAGGGAAGGGGAAGAGACATGCGTGAAATTGGAATTAGAATGGGAGAAGATGGGGTAAAATTTCAGTTGAACTTCCTTCATTACTTCATGTCTAGTTAATTCTCGTGGAGATCTTATGGGAGATCGTGGAGAAGATAGAAGAGAGAACGGGATTCGTTGCTTCGGACCTTCGGTGAATACGAACAGTGTTTTCTTTTTACAGAAATACCGGCCGCGCGCGTGGTTTTCCGTCCGTTCGGGCGTGGCGTCAGGAAAGTGAGAGGATCTGCGCGCGTGGTGTGCCTCCGATCGGGCGTGGGCGTGGCGGCTGAAGAGGAAGGCCCACGGGGCGTGCCGGCCTGCAGGTCCGTTCGGGCGTGCCGTGTGGAGACGAACGGCAACCGAGCGTGTCGGGGCGCGTCGGTACGGGAAGAAATCTTACCCAGTGACGTGGCTCAATGTGAGGGCAGGAAAATGggaccatctattaagaaagagaagatttgaTAAATCTGTTGACATGAGACGTCGATCCTGATCGTGGAAACAACATGGAGTTGATCCACaccaacaaaaaaaaatagtcgtcttagagcatctccaccggcgcctcccAAATAGGCGCCATCAGGTGCGCCGACACAGCTTAATTCCTCCGTTCGCAGAACGGGCTCCCACACCGGCGTCCCCTAAACCGACGGCCCCAATAAAAATTTTATAATGAAAAGTCAGAAATATGGATAGAAATTCAAATTCaggttttcgaatatgaagtCTAGGCCAACATCCAGCCACCAAATCACCGTCGTACATAGTCCGGCTGCCAAAAGAAGACAAGTTGGGCTTCGAGGCCAAATGATCACAGGAACGGCATCATGGTCGGCTCAACTTCGACGACGTAAGGGCGTAGATCTGGCGATGCGTTGAGGTCGGGGAAGCGGAAGGTGCCGCTTCCCCTCGGCGCCGAATCTGATGAGAACGTCGCGTTGAGGTCGACGGTGTCGCTCTCGGCGTACTCGGGGAAGTAGCGGGCGCGACCGTCCATCTGGGACAAACGCATCTGCGGGGGCGACGGTGGCTCCGCGAAGTAGCCCGACGACGAGGGTGAGCCGCCCATGTTAAGGCACACTtcggccgcggccgccgcttTCGCAGCCTTGATTTGTGCGCCTCAACGGTGAGGCGGCGTCTTCTGCGGTTGGCCGTGATGAGGACGCATCGGTGTTTCTCCTCATCCCACGCCTCCTCCGACTTGCTCGTCGGCTTCTCCTTCGTCGCCACCGTCCGCGGCTTCGCCGGCGCCTTCGCTGACTTCACTAGAGCTCTCTTCTTcggcggcatggcggcggcgagggttttgcGGCAAGGGTTTTGTGCGGCGTGAACTGGACTGGCGCGGGAGATGGAGCGACGGGCGGGAGAAATAAGCGGCGGACAGGAGAAATGATCGGCGGACGGGAGGGGAATACGCATAAAAATTATAGGATTTGGGCTTTTGTGGCTGCCAAGACGGTCCCGCTCGCGAAAACCGTTGTGGCGCTTGGCGCCGGCGTGCCCAGATCGCACCCTTTACAAAAGGGCCGGCAACCTTTCCACGTATGGGAGATGCCTAGAGTCAAAATGAACAAATAATGCGAAGCCAATCGATAGGTGAAGTGATGGAAAATGAGGATGTTTTGCtaggagtacaacgtcatgttggTAAAATGGACTTGCTAAACGTGCGTGGATTATTTATTTTCCctttatatatataatatataattATGTTTAACTTTCCTCGCCTGGCCACCAACATCTTGCAAAGTAAACAAACAATTGAAACCAGCATAAAGTCAGAATGTTGTGTATCCTCGTTATTAATTCAATGCATAACTCGTGTTCAATTTGAATTGTATAGTGGGTTATGCATGACTGGAGTGACGGAGACTGCATCAAGATACTAAAGAATTGCAAGAAAGCTATCGCCCCAAAAGATGCCGGAGGGAAGGTGATAATCGTAGACATCGTGGTTGGAGCAGGGCCGCAAGACCTGAAGCACAAAGAGACACAAGTCATGTTCGATCTTTTCATCATGTTCATCAATGGCGTCGAGCGGGATGAACAGGAGTGGAAGAAGATTATCTTCGAGGCAGGATTCACCAACTACAAAATCACACCGGTTCTAGGTGTGCGGTCAATcatcgaggtttacccatgaacaTTTGATCCTTGATTGGTGCAAGTATGTGGATTTCACTTTTATAGTCCAATAAGACTCGATCTAGTCGTAAAATTCAAGCATTTTGATCCTTGATTGGTGCAAGTATGTGGATTACCTCTTTTATAGTCCAATAAGACTCAATCTAGTCGTGAAATTCAAGCATTTTGATTGTTGTCCGTGCATTAGTTAATTTGCGCCTCTATGTATTGTGTTACCGAGTCTAAGGCTCTACAGCTCTTGGACTTGAAGGAGCATTCGACTTACCTAGAAACTACGTATGTGGCATCAGTTGTTATTGTCTTAGCATGTTGCACCTAAAGATCTACTGTACGGAACATGATCCCAGGAAAAATGGAAAACACTTTTTTAATGGATTCATAGATGTAAAAAAGCAAGTGAGAGATCAGATCTTTTTAGAACATAGAGATTTAGATATAAATCTTGCCAAACTGATTTAGGCCCATCTTACATCCTACCTCCTCCTTGCGTACTGGCTAGGAGAGGCCCCAATGGCCCATTTTCCCTATGGAGGCCGTTCAGGTCCATAGAAGACACGAGTTTGTTTCTTCTCCTCCAATCTGTGGACTGACACAGGACCCCACCACCGTCTAGCTTCTTCTTCTGTCCCAAGAAATAAACCCACACAAAACCCACTAAAATCACACAAACACTCAGATCCAGCCGCCCCCCATCCCATTCCCCTTCCCCAAACCAAATCCTCCGCTAGGGTTTTACTCCCGCGCCGCCGTCCCAAAATCCCCCCCGCCCACCCCCGGAAGGCGACCATGGCCGGCGGCAGTCCCGCGGCGGTCACGTTCCTGACCAACATCGCcaaggcggcggcggggctgggcgcctccgcctccctcctctcGGCGTCGCTCTTCAccgtcgacggcggcgagcgcGCCGTCATCTTCGACCGCTTCCGCGGCGTGCTCCCGGACACCGTCGGCGAGGGCACCCACTTCATCCTGCCCTGGCTGCAGAAGCCCTACATCTTCGACATCCGCACGCGCCCGCACAacttctcctccacctccggcaccAAGGACCTGCAGATGGTGAGCCTCACCCTCCGCCTCCTCTCCCGCCCCGACGTCGTCAACCTGCCCACCATCTTCACCTCGCTCGGCCTCGAGTACGACGACAAGGTGCTCCCCTCCATCGGCAACGAGGTGCTCAAGGCCGTCGTCGCGCAGTTCAACGCCGACCAGCTCCTCACCGACCGCCCCCACGTCTCGGCGCTCGTCCGCGACTCGCTCATCAAGCGCGCACGCGAGTTCAACATCATCCTCGACGACGTCGCCATCACCCACCTCTCCTACGGCATCGAGTTCTCCATGGCCGTCGAGAAGAAGCAGGTCGCGCAGCAGGAGGCCGAGCGCTCCAAGTTCCTCGTCGCCAAGGCCGAGCAGGAGAGGCGCGCGGCCATCGTCCGCGCAGAGGGAGAAAGCGAGTCTGCGCGCCTCATTTCTGAGGCCACTGCCATCGCTGGGACTGGCCTCATCGAGCTCAGGAGGATCGAGGCTGCCAAGGAGATCGCCGCGGAGCTGGCGCGCTCACCCAACGTTGCCTACATCCCCTCCAGTGACAATGGCAAGATGCTGCTCGGCCTCAATGCCACCCGGTGATTTACCACTTGCATTTTACTCCTTCAGTTGCTTGCCCGACAATCATTTTGAGGCACTAAAACTGTGGGCTGGACAACAATTATGTCTGTTACTGTAGGTCGTGTTACTTAAACCTGAATGTCTTCGGACTAAATGTGGTAGCCTCTGAACAAAATAAGGTCTGGGTCTGGACGTTAATGATTTGTCACATTAAGCTTTCTGGCGTTGTTGAATTTGTGTCCTAGTTATACTATGATGTTTGTTTGAGTGATTTCATTGTTCTATAACTTCACTGGGGTTGCATCATTTGGCTTCATGGCTACTTGTGCTCTAAGCTTTCAGGTGTTGTTGAATTTGTGTCCTAGTTATACTTGTGCCTTCTGTTTCAGTTTATTCATTGTGCTCTAACATCACAGGGGTTGCATAATTCGCTTGCCTCTTTCATGTATGCTATCTTTAGGTGTTTACAGTCCTATAGCTCCTTGTATATTAGCTCATGTACTATGTCTTTTAGCAGCTTTAGCTCCTCAGAATTATGCATCCTTTATCTTGGGGTTTGCTTCTCTAGTGTTATAGAAGTCAATTCTGGATATGATAGGCCAGTGGCTGGTAGCTTGGTGATGTGATGTTTGATTTAGCTCATCAGGATTGTTAAGGCGTGGTTAAATGTTAGCCCTTTCGATGTTCCTTTTTTCGGAGCTCATGAATTGTTGTTTGGAAGCTTTTCAGCTCATGTTGAGTAATGCATCCATTTAACATTGTCTTTGCTTAATCGAATGCTACAAGATCCAGTTGTGGATTTGATATGCGAGTAGGCAGTAGGCTGATATTGCAATGTTTGATTTAGCTGAATATGGTTTAGGCCTGCACTGTCGGAGTTAGCTCTACAGTTGGTCTTAAGAGTAATCCTATAATGCCTGCATTGGTTGCATCATTCGCTTCACGGTTGCTACTGTGTTCTTTGTATTTTTCTCTGGTCTATTTAATAGTAGATCTTCCATTCAAGAACTATGAATGATTAAGAGGGATTAAGAGTTGACAGTGATGTGGCTTGGTGTTTATTAGCCCTTTTGGTCGATATTTTTCTTGTTCTGCTGGTCATGTACTATCATTTAGCACCTTTAGCTCCGCAGAAGTATACATCCTTTTAATTTGGGGTTTGGTCCTATGGGTCAATTCTGGATATGATATGCTGGTGAATGATAGGTTGGTCTGATGTTTGATTTAGCTTACTCAGTATAGGCATGGTAGATATTAGCCCTTTTCACGTTCCTTGTTTGGAAGCTCATGAAGTGTTGTTTGGAAGCTATTTAGCTCATGTAGAGTAATGCGCATCCATTTAACATGGTCTTTGCTTAATTGAATGCTACAAGATCCAATTATGGATTCGATATGCGAGTAGGCAGTAGGCTGATACTGCGATGTTTGATTTAGCTGATCTGTATGGTTTAGGCCTTCATTGTTGGTTTAAAGTTTTACTACTCGTACTAGAGTAA includes these proteins:
- the LOC124676740 gene encoding prohibitin-3, mitochondrial-like; the protein is MAGGSPAAVTFLTNIAKAAAGLGASASLLSASLFTVDGGERAVIFDRFRGVLPDTVGEGTHFILPWLQKPYIFDIRTRPHNFSSTSGTKDLQMVSLTLRLLSRPDVVNLPTIFTSLGLEYDDKVLPSIGNEVLKAVVAQFNADQLLTDRPHVSALVRDSLIKRAREFNIILDDVAITHLSYGIEFSMAVEKKQVAQQEAERSKFLVAKAEQERRAAIVRAEGESESARLISEATAIAGTGLIELRRIEAAKEIAAELARSPNVAYIPSSDNGKMLLGLNATR